The following are encoded in a window of Collinsella aerofaciens genomic DNA:
- the aroC gene encoding chorismate synthase: MSSTFGNVLHLSIFGQSHSPAIGCSLDGIPAGIAVDQEKLQTFLDRRAPGRDETATKRREADAAHIIAGVIDGHTTGAPIAAIIENTNTRSNDYTELRRKPRPGHADFPARVKYHNMHDVAGGGHFSGRLTAPLCIAGGIALQALEARGIQVMAHVAQIGGISDLPMDDMVYREADRKAILTNDLPCIDAAAAGRMREEILAARDELDSIGGIVECGIYGLPAGIGDPMFDGIENRIAQIAFGIPAVKGVEFGMGFAVAAMRGSENNDPYRIDAETGEIEVESNNAGGILGGISTGAPVMWRMAVKPTPSIGREQQTVDMDAMENVELSVHGRHDPCIVPRAVPVAEAAAALAIWDALLEDAAQL, translated from the coding sequence ATGTCCTCGACCTTTGGCAACGTCTTGCACTTAAGCATCTTCGGCCAATCGCACTCCCCCGCTATCGGCTGCTCGCTCGATGGCATCCCGGCGGGCATCGCCGTGGACCAGGAGAAGCTGCAGACCTTCCTCGACCGTCGCGCCCCCGGCCGCGACGAGACCGCAACCAAACGCCGCGAGGCCGACGCCGCGCATATCATCGCCGGTGTGATCGATGGACATACCACCGGCGCGCCCATCGCCGCGATTATCGAGAACACCAACACGCGCTCCAATGATTACACCGAGCTGCGCCGCAAGCCCCGTCCCGGACATGCGGACTTCCCTGCGCGCGTGAAGTATCACAACATGCACGATGTCGCTGGTGGCGGGCATTTTTCCGGCCGCCTAACGGCCCCCTTATGCATCGCCGGCGGCATTGCGCTGCAGGCACTTGAGGCCCGCGGCATTCAGGTCATGGCGCACGTCGCGCAGATCGGCGGCATCTCCGACCTGCCGATGGACGATATGGTCTATCGCGAGGCCGACCGCAAGGCAATCCTTACGAACGATCTGCCGTGCATTGACGCCGCCGCAGCCGGCCGCATGCGCGAGGAGATTCTGGCCGCGCGCGACGAGCTCGACAGCATCGGCGGCATCGTGGAGTGCGGCATTTACGGGCTTCCCGCGGGCATCGGCGACCCCATGTTCGACGGCATCGAGAACCGCATCGCGCAAATCGCCTTTGGCATTCCCGCTGTAAAGGGCGTGGAGTTTGGCATGGGCTTTGCCGTGGCCGCCATGCGCGGCAGCGAGAACAACGATCCGTATCGCATCGATGCCGAGACCGGCGAGATCGAGGTCGAGTCCAATAACGCCGGCGGCATCCTGGGCGGCATCTCCACCGGCGCGCCCGTCATGTGGCGCATGGCCGTAAAGCCGACGCCCTCCATTGGCCGCGAGCAGCAGACCGTAGACATGGACGCCATGGAAAATGTCGAACTCTCGGTCCACGGTCGCCACGATCCCTGCATCGTCCCGCGCGCCGTCCCTGTAGCCGAAGCAGCCGCCGCCCTCGCGATTTGGGACGCCCTCCTAGAGGACGCCGCCCAGCTTTAG